From one Oscillatoria sp. FACHB-1407 genomic stretch:
- the ligA gene encoding NAD-dependent DNA ligase LigA has protein sequence METASVDAIAVQQRLTELRQLIQRASYEYYVLDAPTMPDSVYDQLYRELQDLETQYPELITPDSPTQRVGERPASQFTSVRHNIPLYSLENAFNVEEFANWQERWRRVAPTVAEFEYVCELKIDGSALALTYENGVLVRGATRGDGITGEEITQNVRTIRSIPLRLSLDNPPPVVEVRGEAFLPLQSFEQINQEREKAGEALFANPRNAAAGTLRQLDSRIVAKRKLDFFAYTLHIPGVVGEGEVEPDNPSALAVTSQWESLELLRQMGFRVNPNRQLCRSLAEVQEYYDRWSTARLDLPYMTDGVVAKLNSLALQERLGFTQKFPRWAVALKYPAEESPTIVENISVNVGRTGAITPVAELRPVQLAGTTVSRATLHNSDRIAELDIHLLDTVIVRKAGEIIPEVVRVLPELRPAEARRYTMPTHCPECNEPVFKPEDEAVTRCINISCPAILRGALIHWASRDALDINGLGEKWVQQFVERGLLHTVADLYDLTAEQLMTIDRMGKKSAENLIKAIAHSKTQPWSRVLYGLGIRHVGSVNAQVLTQQFTDVDQLAAATPEAIASVYGIGDEIARSVHQWFHLEANQTLIERLRQAGVQLAGEAPPPVNTTSPLAGKTFVVTGTLPTLKRDEAKSLIQAAGGKVTDSVSKKTDYLVVGEDAGSKLDKAIALGITQLSEDQLLALLRESKQD, from the coding sequence ATGGAGACAGCCTCAGTGGATGCGATCGCAGTACAACAGCGACTCACAGAATTACGCCAACTGATTCAGCGGGCGAGCTATGAATACTATGTGCTGGATGCACCAACGATGCCTGATTCGGTGTACGACCAGCTTTATCGGGAATTGCAAGACCTGGAAACACAGTATCCAGAACTCATCACTCCCGATAGCCCAACGCAGCGAGTGGGCGAACGTCCCGCGTCGCAGTTCACTTCGGTGCGGCACAATATCCCGCTATATAGCCTGGAAAACGCCTTTAATGTGGAAGAGTTTGCCAACTGGCAAGAGCGGTGGCGGCGGGTGGCTCCTACCGTGGCGGAGTTTGAGTATGTCTGTGAGTTGAAGATTGACGGTTCTGCCTTAGCGTTGACCTACGAGAATGGGGTTTTAGTGCGTGGGGCAACGCGCGGAGATGGCATTACTGGCGAGGAAATCACGCAAAACGTGCGGACAATTCGGTCGATTCCCCTGCGACTCAGTCTCGACAATCCGCCTCCTGTGGTGGAGGTGCGGGGAGAAGCCTTTTTGCCGCTGCAAAGCTTTGAGCAGATCAACCAGGAACGAGAGAAAGCAGGGGAAGCATTGTTTGCCAATCCTCGCAACGCCGCGGCAGGAACCCTGCGGCAACTGGATTCGCGCATTGTGGCAAAGCGCAAACTCGATTTTTTTGCCTACACGCTGCATATTCCAGGAGTGGTGGGCGAAGGAGAAGTGGAGCCAGACAACCCCTCAGCCCTGGCAGTCACCAGCCAATGGGAATCCCTGGAACTACTGCGACAGATGGGCTTTCGGGTGAACCCCAATCGCCAGTTGTGTCGATCGCTCGCTGAGGTGCAGGAGTATTACGATCGCTGGTCTACGGCTCGTCTTGACCTGCCGTACATGACGGATGGCGTTGTGGCGAAGCTGAACTCGCTGGCGTTGCAGGAGCGGTTGGGTTTCACGCAAAAGTTTCCCCGTTGGGCAGTCGCACTGAAATATCCGGCAGAAGAGTCGCCCACCATTGTTGAAAACATCAGTGTCAATGTGGGACGGACGGGAGCCATTACCCCGGTGGCGGAGTTGCGTCCGGTGCAGCTGGCAGGAACGACCGTCTCACGCGCTACATTGCACAACAGCGATCGCATTGCCGAACTGGACATTCATCTTCTCGACACCGTGATCGTCCGCAAAGCCGGAGAAATCATCCCTGAAGTGGTGCGGGTGTTGCCAGAGTTGCGTCCAGCAGAGGCACGTCGGTATACCATGCCGACCCACTGCCCAGAGTGTAACGAGCCTGTGTTTAAACCAGAGGATGAAGCCGTTACTCGCTGCATCAACATCTCCTGTCCGGCGATCTTGCGAGGGGCATTAATTCACTGGGCAAGTCGCGATGCCCTCGACATCAACGGGTTAGGGGAGAAATGGGTACAGCAATTTGTCGAACGGGGCTTATTGCATACGGTCGCCGATTTGTATGACCTCACCGCTGAGCAATTAATGACAATTGACCGGATGGGCAAAAAATCCGCTGAGAATTTAATTAAGGCGATCGCCCACTCTAAAACACAGCCCTGGTCACGGGTGCTGTATGGATTGGGGATTCGTCATGTCGGTAGTGTCAATGCTCAGGTATTGACGCAGCAATTTACGGATGTCGATCAACTGGCTGCTGCCACACCAGAGGCGATCGCCTCGGTCTACGGCATTGGTGATGAAATTGCACGATCCGTGCATCAATGGTTTCACCTTGAAGCCAACCAAACTTTGATTGAGCGGCTGCGTCAAGCCGGAGTGCAACTGGCAGGGGAAGCCCCCCCACCTGTCAACACCACATCACCTCTGGCAGGCAAAACCTTTGTCGTCACGGGCACCTTGCCCACGCTCAAGCGGGATGAGGCAAAGTCCCTGATTCAAGCCGCCGGAGGCAAAGTCACCGATTCGGTCAGCAAAAAAACCGATTATCTCGTGGTTGGTGAAGATGCCGGATCTAAATTAGATAAGGCGATCGCCCTAGGGATCACCCAGTTGTCGGAAGACCAACTCCTAGCCCTTCTGCGAGAATCAAAGCAGGACTAA
- a CDS encoding tetratricopeptide repeat protein, which translates to MGSRNGCFGMVKWRRMAVAIALVAMITPQVAIAQEQQVESFPANPLEEPIEDDPLYPRLVVDRPLSPQERRILITALDELQRQAEARARAGDLSGALEIWNRELRLRRVLGVEEEVRALSRVGEVAWRENQTTEVRVITQRLQQIQQEVQAQNPVDYSMLLTIARTYQKMRVIEPAVGLYNEILAQARQRQNRRLEQRTLVDLGQLHLAWFDFTSAAGVYTDLLRLAREDGNRNNEITYLRQLAYIYQQNNQPQQAIAYQQQLVEVYERQRQYTEIPPIKLEMGDAYLALDRPDLAASSYQEAFAVARSGQQYGYGADALQRLADLYRSLDRLEDALVVYQLLLDVRQQTYDNLGMMNVYDQMAQLYQARGNAPQAIALYRRGLQLAQQMNYIGKVNYFNTQIQTASQPPQPAP; encoded by the coding sequence ATGGGATCACGTAACGGTTGTTTTGGGATGGTGAAGTGGCGCAGGATGGCAGTGGCGATCGCACTGGTAGCGATGATCACCCCTCAAGTGGCGATCGCTCAGGAGCAGCAGGTAGAATCATTCCCGGCAAATCCACTGGAGGAGCCGATTGAGGATGACCCGCTCTATCCTCGCTTAGTCGTCGATCGCCCCCTCAGCCCTCAAGAACGCCGCATCTTGATCACGGCTCTAGATGAGTTGCAACGACAGGCTGAGGCAAGAGCACGAGCAGGGGATCTGTCAGGGGCACTTGAGATCTGGAACCGGGAGTTGCGGTTGAGACGGGTCTTGGGGGTTGAAGAAGAAGTGCGGGCACTGAGCCGAGTTGGGGAAGTGGCGTGGCGCGAAAACCAAACCACTGAAGTGCGCGTCATCACCCAACGCTTGCAACAGATTCAACAGGAAGTGCAGGCACAAAACCCGGTTGACTATTCCATGCTGTTGACGATCGCCCGAACCTACCAGAAGATGCGGGTGATTGAACCTGCGGTTGGGCTTTATAACGAAATCCTGGCTCAGGCGCGACAACGGCAAAACCGACGCCTGGAGCAGCGCACTTTAGTAGATTTGGGGCAGTTGCATCTCGCCTGGTTTGATTTCACCAGTGCGGCTGGGGTGTATACCGATCTGCTGCGACTGGCACGCGAAGATGGCAACCGCAATAATGAGATTACTTACTTGCGGCAACTCGCCTACATTTATCAACAAAATAATCAACCTCAACAGGCGATCGCCTATCAGCAACAGTTGGTTGAGGTCTATGAGCGGCAACGGCAATACACCGAAATTCCCCCCATCAAGCTCGAAATGGGAGACGCCTACCTTGCCCTCGATCGCCCTGACCTGGCGGCTTCCAGCTATCAAGAGGCATTTGCCGTGGCGCGATCGGGTCAGCAATATGGATATGGCGCAGATGCTCTGCAACGCCTCGCAGATTTGTATCGCTCCCTCGATCGCCTGGAGGATGCTCTGGTGGTCTATCAACTGCTGCTGGATGTGCGGCAGCAGACCTATGACAACCTGGGCATGATGAATGTCTACGACCAGATGGCGCAACTCTATCAAGCCCGTGGTAACGCTCCACAAGCGATCGCTCTTTATCGACGCGGGCTGCAATTGGCACAGCAGATGAACTACATCGGCAAGGTCAACTACTTTAATACCCAGATTCAAACTGCTAGCCAACCCCCGCAACCTGCTCCATAA